tttgaacctccaaactttcagtttagTAGCTGAGCGCGTAACTGTTTGAGAAACATAGGCCCATGTTTTTCTTAAGAGGCATAagattgttttctgtatttgtacAGGTGAAAGACTATGGGAGGGTTCAACACTAGTTACCGAGATGGCTTCATTTTGGTGGGCTTTTCAGATTGGCCTCAACTGGAACTTGCCCTTTTCatctttatttcaattttttaccCCCTAACTCTCTTTGGCAATATCACCATCATCACTCTATCCCGCCTGGATCTGCGGTTGCaaacacccatgtactttttcctctgtAATCTCTCCTTCCTGGACCTCTGCTTCACTACCAGCACTGTGCCCCAGCTTCTGATCAACCTTCATGGATCTGACCGGACCATCACCTACGGAGGGTGTGTGGCCCAGCTCTTTATCTTCCTCGCCCTGGGCTCCACTGAGTGTGTGCTCCTGGTGGTGATGGCCTTTGATCGCTATGCTGCTGTCTGTCAACCACTCCACTACACGACCATTATGCACCCCCGACTCTGCCAGACACTGGCTGCCATCTCCTGGGTGGGAGGCTTCATGAACTCTGCAGTTCAGACAGGTCTCATGATGGCCATGCCGCTCTGTGGCCTCCATCACCTGAACCACTTCTTCTGTGAGATGCCTGTTCTCCTGAAGATGGCTTGTGAGGATATACAAGGTACAGAGGTGAAGATGTTTGTGGCCCGAGTAATTATTGTAATGCTTCCTGCAGCACTAATTCTAGGCTCTTATGTACACATTGCTCAGGCTGTGCTGAGAGTCAAATCAGTTGCTGGACGCAGAAAGGCTTTTGGGACTTGTGGGTCACACCTCTTGGTAGTTTTCCTTTTCTATGGCTCAGCCATCTACACGTACCTCCAACCCATGCATAGTTATTCTCCAAGTGAAGGAAAGTTTGTTGCACTTTTTTATACTATAATTACCCCCATGCTCAATCCTCTCATTTATACCCTAAGGAATAAGGATGTGAAGGGGGCTCTGAAGAAGATAGTACGGAAAGGCAGAGACTCAGTGTaggagggggaaaggaggatCAATACAATTGTCTGTAATAGCTCTCAGGTCATTAGAGCCCATTCTATTCCTGGGAGAGCAGTTGTTGAGTAGTAAATAGCCCTCGATAGGCCTCAGGGTTTTAGTACCTTACCTTCCTTGTTTGGGTGTTGGAAGTGGGGATCTCTTGGGGCTTTTTCTTTCTCAATGTTTTTGATCATTTTGCAGGAGGGAGTAAGTATTGATCTATATCACAATGTTCCAAAGAAATGAGGTTGGGAAGCGGGTATTGTAGCAACTCTTGGAAAGGGACTAGGTTCTAGGCAAGCCTAAGAGTGAGAGAAGACTTAATTCAAAATGACATCACCTTTTCTAAGTCAACAGTTCCCAGCATGGTGCCATGTAAATGTACCCAATGATTAAGGAAAAGAGTTCACTCTGGTTCTTCTACAAATTACCTGTGACCCTGACCATGTTCGCTCACCTCTCAAGATCCATTTTGAAGGTCTGTTACATGACCCTTTTATGATACTTGGAGCAAATAAAGATATCGTAAACAGAGGTACTTATATACAGCATGTAGAGTCTGAGACATGGATGTCCTTTATCTACTTGAGGAAAAAGGCAAAATCATTTCGGTGGTCCTAATTGagtcaaggaaaccctggcggcgtagtggttaagtgctatggctgctaaccaagaggttgcagttcaaatccgccaggcgctccttggaaactctatggggcagttgtactctgtcctatagagtctctatgagtcggaatcgacaagacgccagtgggtttttgttttaattgagtCAAGGGAAGAAACTCTCAGTTCCAAGATTCTCATAAAGCTGATTGGTATCATGGGAAAGATACTGTACATGCgagagagaatagaatagaaaagaaaaaaacataaaaataaggaACCATGAAAAAGTGATataggagaaagaaagaatagtAAAAAACCAACCTAGTGctgcccagttgattctgactcatagtgaccctatagcacagggtagaactgccccatagagtttcaacgGATtgcctggctgatttgaactgctgacctttcggttagcagccatagcacctaaccaccatgccactagggtttccagggaatagCAGGGTgtggcaaaaaaccaaaccaaacctgttgccattgagtccattctgactcatagtgaccctaaaggacagagtagaaccaacctgtagggttccaaggagcacctgtcgatcttttggttagtagctgtagctcttaaccactacgccaccaggttttccagggAGTGACGCAGATGAGAAAAAAGAGATTCCTGTGGTGGAAAGCGGTGGGAGATTCAGGAGGCTCTAGGTCCAAGTGTTAACACAGTGGATACCTGAAATTCCACCACGGTTATGTCATTCCATGTCCTTAAATGTTGGTGACATTTTAAAATGCAGGTACCCTTGTTAATAACTTTTTATAGCCTCAGTAATGTTCATATTGAGTTAATCTTTTATTCCAAACAcaataactaatatttattgaatatttaaaaaGTGTTTTGCATAAATTATCATTATTACAGCAACATTGTCAGGTAGTTTTGATGTATATTCCTTATTTATTCATTATGAAATAGAGGTTCATAGGGTTTACGTAACACTCAAGTTCACCTAGCAAACATTAGACGAAGCTGAGCCCCAGGCTTCTGTAACCCTAAATCCAACCTTTACTACCACACACTGCCAgttgtcttttttaaatttttatgttttGAGGGTGTATTTTTAATAGGAAAGATTGAGTTAGAGATTAGATGAAGAAGGAATCAAATATGAGCTTAACTTACTTCACAACTTTACTTCAGGTGATCCTGGCCAGGTTTCTAGACATTTCTGAGTCACCAAGTGTTGGTTGGCCAGAGGGAATATTATTTCCCACATAAAACTAGTATTTCCTGTAATAATATTTTCCATTTATTGTTGTCTTACTATAGTCTAAAGCTCCTTGGATGACACAAGTGTTTTGTGCTTAAccactaacctaagggttggtggtttgaacccattggcacaaaggaagaaaggcctagagatctgcttccttaaagattatagctaataaaaacctatggggcagtttaactctgtaacacatggtatcacaatgagtcagaatcgatttgacaatAATGGGTTTGTTAGAGTCCAAGCACCATGTTACGTGATATATTCTATTATCACACTTAATTCTAACAACATGAAAGATAGGTATTATCCCCCTCCCCGCAATATTTGTATTGATCAAgagactaaaaaccaaaccaaacctgttgccatcgtatcgattccaactcatagtgaccctaaggacagatAATTATTTTGAGTGACTTGCCGCAAGTTACATGTCCATTAAGTAAAGGGCTATTATTTGAATCTGGCCTGTCTTATCCCAAAGCCTACCCAGCTAGCCACTACCTAAGAACCTCATGTTTATTATTTCAAGGCTCTAACCAACACAGTTGCTACAATCTTAATGGAATGAATGGTTTTTCTCCTGAACGTTATAACACATTTCTAACGAGGATAAGGACACATGATAATGCTTGTATACGGAGGTCTAAATAATTTAAGCATATGCATTCACCTAATGGAAAAATGGATTATTTGAActagcagaacagaatttaataaaaatattttgtggtTAATATGTTATTCTTTCATTAGGCATACAGAGGAAACAGCCACTCAGTTTTGTATTGAAGGATGCATATCCTATACCGAAGCAATTTTCGGAGCCCTTGACACAGTTGGATACACATGGCTATTGCTTTTTGCAAGTCAGGTCCTATGGGAGGCAAATACCATCTCCATGGGAACCTGTACCCCTTGAGTCTCCGTGCACCTTCTTATCCATGGCAGAGACTAATTGATCATCAGAGATTGTGGGTCCCTGTAGCCATGCCAGAGGCAAAAAGTGATTCCCAGTTTCCCTCAGTTGCCCATTTGAGAGGAATTCAGAGGTTTCTTCCTTGGGTGGAGCAAggagaatatttgtcctttatgtTTTAGAGCTTAGTTGGCTGCTATTTGAAATTTGTTGCCCTTTGTTCTGTACCTATTAAACCtcctgtcacagattgaattgtgtcctctcaaaaatgtgtgtcaacttggcaaagtcatgattcccagcattatgtgattgcccaccattttgtcatctgatgtgatttttccaatgcattataaatcctacctctataacgtttatgaggcaagattagaggtagttatgttaatgaggcaggactcagttctacaacattaggttgtatcttgagtcaatctgttttgagatctaaaagacagaagtaagcagagagacaagggaacctcctaccaccaagaatgaagaaccaggaggggaatgaatcctttggacccagggtctctgtgctgagaagctcctctaccaggagaagattgatgacaaggaccttcctccaaagttgacagagagaaaaaacctttccctggagcccgcacactgaattcagacttctaccctattagattgtgagagaataaatctatctttgctaaagccatccacttgtggtatttctgttatagcagcactgaataactaagacacctcctAAATCAGGTTCTGAACTAGAAATAATGGTGCACATTGGACTTAAAACTGGGACTTATCTGTTGAAAAGTGAGGGAGACGTGGGAAATCAGAGGTTGAGTAGGATTGTCTCTCAAGAGAAAAATTAAGGGTTGACTTAATGTAGAAAAATGAATAAGAATTTAGGAATATTTCAGTGAATACCAGAAAAAGGTgttactttgtggtttaaaacacatttcttcactttattattttatttaatcttttaaaatCTCTTTGGCTTTACTGTTATTGCATGTAATTAAATCCAAAGGAAATGCCTTAGCAGATAGTTCAGGTGGGAAAGGGGCTAATTGCAGACTAGTCAGATACATCCATCTCAGAacaaggagcaaaagagaaggccTCTAGCGGAGCCAATATGACACTATGGGTggaagcaccatgccgtccctccacagcaaagacctgaaaaactaagtaaaacagagatgaatgtcaatcctggaaccttaagtatcaaatgaagagataaagaactcagccaaacaccaaatggaataagaaactgacaaggaATAGACAGCCAGGAGAGATACATGTGGAGGTTCCGTATCCGCTAAAgcagcacagatttgccatcttggacttttGTTGGAGATTGGTGAACagagagtatgggaaagcagcttcacagacctcccagaaggagacagagcacccggtaaccagcggtacatgctttcccaccccctaccCTTCTTCCTCCTGCTTGGCCTCCTCTGTTTCCTGctggccacagtctcttggctagGAGGCACTGGCTTTGGCAaggtgctgcttggattcaccctgccgaCACTGGCTGTTTCTctgagtgccatttgtttgttgctggtgttggTTTTATccacttcttttggttttcttccttatctcttaccaccttcctcctttctctcaaacgcCTGACTCcatgtgtcatctttgcttcttcttgaaaggctgtgaggtGCCACTTcactggggaactgcttccccagcCCCTCACACTGGTGAGATTCAcgggcctttttttgtttttgttgttttgtttgcttgtttgttttatttttcttttccctgcttgggagccccttctaggtGAGCTGTACTGCCAGCTTGGGAGTGATCTCCCTGGTCCATGCAGCTCCATTGGTGGCATCCCTGGggacatcattttttttcttttggtctttcttcatttctcattttcttatgtctctatatttaccttcttttcctgtctcctggatacctggtgctgtgtgacatctaccctttctagccaggctgtactacaTGGCCCGGGAGCCACCTGTCTGGTTGTTGCAGCAGagtggtgggatccctgggagcttctctttttctatttatatatttgtttttttatttattctttttgccttttctccatcccttgtattctcatctctccactccaagggcaagctcccttagcaccttttgttttgtttgtttttggctcctgtttctgtctcctctttctcatacccatcttagctgcacacatcacaaccttcctcctcctccctgcctacctgcaccattcACTTACCATCAcgcccctgagcagcacaggtatggcctaccagaacctgccctgcactgattcccTGCCCACACTTTTggccccagtatgtgccacaaacaacccatcccagccccccccttcagctggacataacctgctgcaccatagctgagcaactggccctgcccattggactaggaggtgaaaagtatcatacCCACAGGTGAGCAAACATCAGAAACACACAGCCTGCCTACTAAGACATAACgaaataaaactaaaaagcaggatgaaacaaacaaatctacaatcaataaatgaagaaaatcactactgaatgtcccaaagacagcagacaatatcaaaacatattaaaaaaggaCATGATGGTTCCagaaggcatccaaaataaaacaccagatgagtttccagtagaagaaaaggcactagaactacctgataaggaattcaaatctctaatttcagagctattcaagagttgaagcaaaaagcagacaaaattgaggaaaaatagacaaatttgtggaaaagacacacaaattcatggaaaacacagaccaaaaaaaggaagaattcaggaataaaataataaaataaattcacaactagaaatcatagaaaaacagcaattagaaatccaaaagatgaacaggATTTAAGAATTGGACACTGTCATAGAAAggctgaggaacaggtttgaagTGATGGAAGATAgggtcagtgaaattgaagacaaatacttgggtacaacactgtttgaggaaaaatcagaaaaaagaatgaagaagccctgagaagtatgtggaatacaatcaaaagtaaaaattgttgagtgattggagttccagaacagggggagaaaatggaaaacacagagatgatcattgaagaattgctgacagaaagcttctccactgtcatgaaagatgaaaagctgaccatccacgAAGCtgaacaaaccccatacaggatagaccccaaaagaaaatcaccaaggcatatcataatcacacttgctaaaacaaaagacaaagaaagtatCCTGAGAGCAgtgcaagaaaaatgaaaagtcacatacagaggaaaaacaataagacaaagctctgattatttggcagaaaccaagcaggcaagaaggcaatgggatgacatatataaaacattgaaaaaaaaaattgacaatcaagaataacatatcctgcaaaactctcgttCAAATATGTTgaggaaattaggacatttccagataaacaaaaattaagggaatatgaaaaaaccaaacccaagctTATAAGAATtaataaagggagtccttcagcctGAGAGCAAACAAcctcagaccacagcctgaatctaggatgcgagattgtaccagccagataccaatgtagaaaatgaactctcaaggactatccaaaaccaaaagaattacaacagggagccagagaggttaatctgtagatgacaacaacttcagaacaataaaagagggaataaatggtgtaggtacagaattttcaaatgaagaagaatgcaaggtgataccaagtaataacagactaGTTCAAACCTAAAAAGATAAgtgtaaatttcaaagtaaccacaaagaaagttaacaaacctactcatcaaaataaagaagaaaaacgtaaagtctcagtaaaaacaaaactacgaaaagaagggaaatgaaaaaaaaaatccacaaacaaaaggaattcaggaactggagaataagaggaacaaagaaaaccttagaaccacagggagaaaaaaagaacactacaaaatgacagcaataaactcacatctatcagTAATGACACtggatgtaaatggcctaaatgcacccataaagagacagagagtgacagaatggattaaaaaaaaaaaaaaaaagaaccaggatccatcaatatgctgtctacaagagacacaccttagaaacaaagacgtaaatttattaacaatcaaaggacagaaaaaaatatgtcaagcaaacagctaccaagaaagagcaggaatggcaatactaatctcagataaaataaaattcaaaacaaaatccagtataaaacaaaaagaaaggcaCTATCttatgattaaagggatgatctatCATGAAGacctaaccataataaacatctgtccacccaatgacagggctacaaaatacataaaacaaactaacaacactgaaaagagaaattgatagttgaacaataacagtaggagacttcaacacaccaccctcaataatggacagaacatctagaaagaaactcagcaaagatatagaatatctaaagggcacaatcagttAACTTGACTTCATAGGCATATAAAGCTCACTCCATCAAACAGCTgcaaagaacacattcttttccaatgcacatggaacgttctccagaatagaccatgtcttaggccacagagcaaccctcaacaaaatccaaaacactgagataacacAAAGTATCTCCTCTGACTACAACACCACCaaggtaaaaattaaaaagaggaagagcaaggaaaaaaaaaatcaattacatggaaactgaatagcactctgtttaaaaaccactggataagaagaaatcagaaatagaattaaaaaaattcctagaatcaaacaagaatgaaaacacatcataccaaacctttgggacacagcaaaggcagcccttagaaatcaatttatagcaataggcgtacacataaaaaaaagaagaagaagaagaagaaagggacaaaatcaaaacattagctacacaactcaaacaaatacgaAGAGAACAGTAAagaaaagcccacagccaccagaagaaaggaaataataaagatcagagcagaaataaatggaatagagagtaaaaaaacaatagaaagaatcaacaaaaccaaaagttggttctctgaaaggatcaacaaatttgacaaaacactggccaaactgacaaaagaaaatcaggagagaacacaaataacccaaatgagaaatgaaatggaggacatcacaacagacccaactgaaataacaaggatcataacagagtattatgaaaaactatactccaacaaatttcaaaacttaaaggaaatggacaaatttctagaaacatactacctacccaaactaacagaaaatgatattgaaaatctgaacagacacacaacaagagaagagattgaaaaggtaataataattaaaaaaacttccaacaacaataaaaaaaaccctggcccagatggcttcactggagaattctaccaaacattcagagaagagtttccACTGGTACTactaaaattatttcagaacatagagaaGGAAGTGACACTTCTGaatgcattctatgaagccagcataaccctgataccaaaaccaggcaaagacaccacaaaaaaagaaaattacagaccaatatttctcaagAATATAGGtacaaaaattctgaacaaaattctagctgatagaattcagcatcattcaaaaaaataatacaccacgatcaagtaggattcatatgaagtatgcaaggatggttcaacattagaaaatcaatgtaatccaccacacaaatataaggaaagaaaagaatcacacgatcatctcaactgacacagaaaagttattcgacaaagttcaacacctattcctgataaaattctcaataaaataggtatagaagggaaatttctcaaaatgataaagagcatctatgcaaaaccaatgaccaacatcattcttaatggagagatgcTGACAACATTCCCCTTGGGTACAGGAAAAAGCCAAGGGcaccctttatcatcactcctatttaacattgttctgggagtcctagctagaacaataaggcaagaaaaagaaataaagagcatccaaattggtaatgaagaagtaaaactgtccctatttgcagatgatatgatactacacatagaaaacccaaaagactccatgaaacAACTACTGGAACttatagaaagattcagcagaatagcaggatataagataaacattccAAAATCTCAGTTGGATTatatacaccagtaaagagaacaatgaaaaggaaatcatgaaaacagAACTGTAGCCCCTAAAacaataaagtacttaggaataaatctaaacagggatGTAAAGGAAGTATAgcaagaaaactagaaaacactactgcaagaagccaaaaaagagttacataaatggaaaagcatatcatattcatggataggtagcctcaacatggtgaaaatgacaattctacccaaagtaatttacaaatacaattcctatccaaataccaacaacattctttaaagagatggaaaaagttatcattaactttatatggaaagggaagaatccctggttaagtaaagcactattgaagaagaagaataaagtcggaggactcacactacctgacctcagaacctactatgcagctagggtagtcaaaacagcctggtactggtacaacaacagatacatcgaccaatggaacagagttgagaacccagatataaatccatccacctatggttcacttggaaaccttggtggcatggtggttaagagctatagctgctaaccaaaaggtcagcagttcaaatccaccaggcgcttcttggaaaccatatgtggcagttctactctgtcgtatagggttgctatgagacagaatcgacttgatggcaacgggttatggTTTATGgttcacctgatcttcaacataAGCCCAAAGTCTAccaggggaaaagacagtctttaacaaattgtgctgacaaaactggatgttcatctgcaaaaaatgaaataagacccataccgcacaccatgtataaaaactaactcagaatggaccgaagacctaaatataaagtaaaaaaatatgaagctcatagaagaaaaaataggataaatactagaagccctaatacagggtATTAACAAGATATAAACCACAATCAaccacacacaaactccagaagataagctagataactggcatctcctaaaaattaaacacttatgctcatcaaaagacttcaccaaaagagtaaaaagagaacttacagattgtgaaaaaatttttggctattacaaatcggacaagaaaatccaacacctctacaagaaaaagacaaaaatacaattagaaaatggacaaaggaaatgaacagacacttcaccaaagaagacattcaagggactaacaggcacatgaggaaatgctggcaatcactagccattagagaaatgcaaatcaaaaccacaatgagataccatctcaccccagcattactggcacggattaaaaaaataggaaatgacaaatgttggagaagctttggggagattggaactcttatgcactgctggtgggaatgcaaaatgatacaaccattttggaaatgacagtaaggcacttccttagaaagctagaaatagaaataccatacaatccagcaatttcactcctaggaatatatcctagagaaataacagtcaccacatgaatagacatatgcgcacccatgttcattgtagcattgctcacaatagcaaaaagatggaaacaatctaggtgtccatcaacagatgaatggataatcaaactggtacacacacaaaatggagtattacacaacaaaaaagaacaacaatgaatctgtgaagcatctcataacatgaatgaaactggaggacattatgctgagtgaaataagtcaatcacaaaaggacaaatattgtataagaccattactcTAAAAACTCATgacaagaaacaatctttgatggttatgagggaggggaggagtgggaacGGAAGAAAACTAAATAgataataggtaagtggtaactttggtgaagggtaagacagtgcacagtactggggaatccagcacgacttgtacaaggcaaggtcatggaagctccatagccacacccaaactccctgtggGACAGAATGACTGAGCTgacggctgtggggaccatggttttggggaacatctagctcaattggcataacatagtttataaagaaaatcttttacattctacttcggtgagtagcgtctggggtcttaaaagcctgtgagtggccatctaagaaacCTCATTGGTCTctccccttcgggagcaaggaagaatgaagaaaactaaggatacaaggaaaagattagctcAAAGAATTAGGAACCACATCtactatggcctccaccagactcagtccagtacaactagattgtgcccagctaccaccactgactggtctgacagggatcacaatagagggtcccagacagagatggagaaaaatgtagaaaaaaattctaactcagaaagaatgACCAGACtagctggcctgatagagactggagaaaccctgagaatatggccctgg
Above is a window of Loxodonta africana isolate mLoxAfr1 chromosome 2, mLoxAfr1.hap2, whole genome shotgun sequence DNA encoding:
- the LOC100653611 gene encoding olfactory receptor 2Y1-like, with product MGGFNTSYRDGFILVGFSDWPQLELALFIFISIFYPLTLFGNITIITLSRLDLRLQTPMYFFLCNLSFLDLCFTTSTVPQLLINLHGSDRTITYGGCVAQLFIFLALGSTECVLLVVMAFDRYAAVCQPLHYTTIMHPRLCQTLAAISWVGGFMNSAVQTGLMMAMPLCGLHHLNHFFCEMPVLLKMACEDIQGTEVKMFVARVIIVMLPAALILGSYVHIAQAVLRVKSVAGRRKAFGTCGSHLLVVFLFYGSAIYTYLQPMHSYSPSEGKFVALFYTIITPMLNPLIYTLRNKDVKGALKKIVRKGRDSV